Proteins encoded within one genomic window of Natranaerobius trueperi:
- a CDS encoding putative glycoside hydrolase: MKKSLLVLLLVTIVLLSACTALQTISSPDPEEVTESKNKEEKDSDKDNKEEGEESKEEEKEDVLDFTYPDAVRGIYLTGNSAGGSRFDDLVDLVNETDLNAMVIDIKNDHGNVTFKLDGTEFDDISKNYISDPEEMMEVLYENEIYPIARIVVFKDSVLPEEHPEFGFKNYNGSVWKNNSGEAFTNPFMEEVWEYNLDIAELAAEMGFQEIQFDYVRFPDGFGSRDEKLDYSFGNYTEEELTPRIEEEWEEMLDETDGEKPEFTNNNIDKEDIEDELDKENKDKEPKEDDWEELSPPEYNYGLARVMAVTDFVEYANDRLKDYDVDVSVDIFGYTATVPESRGIGQNFYKISEHVDVISSMIYPSHWGPGSFGIDAPDLYPYELIEKYSKTENELLDELDNPPVSRPWLQDFTASWLGTKGVNYLNYGKEEVEAQIKALHENGIDEYLLWDPSNRYTRGVDFLPLED; this comes from the coding sequence GTGAAAAAAAGTTTACTTGTTCTACTATTAGTCACAATTGTATTATTGTCTGCTTGTACTGCACTACAAACTATAAGTAGTCCAGACCCAGAAGAAGTGACAGAATCTAAAAATAAAGAAGAAAAAGATTCTGACAAGGACAATAAGGAAGAAGGGGAAGAATCTAAAGAAGAGGAAAAGGAAGACGTACTAGATTTTACTTACCCAGATGCTGTACGAGGAATATATCTCACAGGAAATTCTGCAGGTGGTTCTAGGTTTGATGACCTTGTTGATCTAGTTAATGAAACAGATCTTAATGCAATGGTTATTGATATAAAAAATGACCATGGTAATGTTACATTTAAACTTGATGGAACTGAATTTGATGATATTAGCAAAAACTATATAAGTGACCCTGAAGAAATGATGGAAGTACTTTATGAAAATGAAATTTATCCTATTGCTCGAATAGTAGTCTTTAAAGATAGTGTTCTACCAGAAGAACACCCTGAATTTGGATTTAAAAATTATAATGGTTCTGTTTGGAAAAACAATAGTGGTGAGGCATTTACAAATCCTTTCATGGAAGAAGTTTGGGAATATAATTTAGATATTGCTGAACTTGCAGCTGAAATGGGTTTTCAAGAAATCCAATTTGATTATGTGAGATTTCCAGATGGTTTTGGTAGTAGAGATGAAAAATTAGACTATTCTTTTGGAAACTATACAGAAGAAGAGCTAACACCTAGAATTGAAGAAGAGTGGGAAGAAATGCTTGACGAAACAGATGGTGAAAAACCTGAATTCACAAATAATAACATAGACAAAGAAGATATAGAAGATGAATTAGATAAGGAAAATAAGGATAAAGAACCTAAGGAAGATGATTGGGAAGAACTTTCTCCTCCGGAATATAATTACGGTCTTGCTCGAGTAATGGCAGTGACAGATTTTGTTGAATATGCAAATGATCGATTAAAAGATTATGATGTTGATGTATCAGTTGACATTTTTGGGTATACTGCTACTGTTCCTGAATCTCGAGGTATCGGGCAAAACTTTTACAAAATTAGTGAACATGTAGATGTTATATCATCTATGATTTATCCAAGTCATTGGGGACCAGGATCTTTTGGTATCGATGCACCAGACCTGTATCCCTATGAACTAATTGAAAAATATAGTAAAACTGAAAATGAATTATTGGATGAATTGGACAACCCACCAGTTTCACGTCCTTGGTTACAAGATTTCACTGCATCATGGTTAGGCACTAAAGGTGTAAACTATCTTAATTATGGTAAAGAAGAAGTAGAGGCACAAATTAAA
- a CDS encoding TIGR01212 family radical SAM protein (This family includes YhcC from E. coli K-12, an uncharacterized radical SAM protein.) — protein MTDPNQVVPRYRTYSEYLKNKYGEKVYKIPINLPGTCPNRDGKLGEEGCIFCDEDGSGFECFPNSMAIEEQLQKNKKFFSERFKAKKFIVYFQAFSNTYWPIEKLQSFIETAACEQDIVGVSISTRPDCINDKYLDVLEEISYKYNVNIDIELGLQTVNYRTLEKINRGHTLAEFIDALMRIKKRNFSTCIHIILNLPWDDMEDIIECSKLMSALQVDQIKLHSLYVVEGTRLAEMYKQNEFSIISLEEYVERVVTFLRYLSYDIVVQRLIGKGPKDKVLFNNWDRSWWHVKEKIDQKLVNRDVEQGDKCDYLNGKALY, from the coding sequence ATGACAGATCCTAATCAAGTTGTACCAAGATATCGGACATATTCAGAGTACTTAAAAAATAAATATGGAGAAAAGGTTTATAAAATACCTATTAATTTACCAGGAACTTGTCCTAATCGTGATGGTAAGCTTGGAGAAGAGGGTTGTATCTTTTGTGATGAAGACGGATCAGGTTTTGAATGTTTCCCTAACTCTATGGCTATTGAGGAACAATTACAAAAAAACAAAAAGTTTTTTAGTGAAAGGTTTAAGGCAAAAAAGTTTATAGTTTATTTCCAAGCATTTTCGAATACCTACTGGCCTATTGAAAAACTTCAATCTTTTATTGAAACGGCAGCCTGTGAACAAGATATTGTCGGAGTTTCAATATCAACTAGACCAGATTGTATAAATGATAAATATCTAGATGTTTTAGAAGAGATTAGTTATAAATATAATGTTAATATTGATATCGAATTAGGTCTACAAACTGTAAATTATCGTACATTAGAAAAGATTAATAGGGGTCATACACTTGCAGAATTTATTGATGCTTTAATGCGTATAAAAAAACGAAACTTTAGTACTTGTATCCATATTATACTCAACTTACCATGGGATGATATGGAAGATATAATCGAATGTTCTAAATTAATGAGTGCATTACAAGTAGACCAGATCAAATTACATTCGCTATATGTTGTAGAAGGGACTAGGTTAGCTGAAATGTATAAACAAAATGAATTCTCTATAATTTCACTTGAAGAGTACGTTGAGCGAGTTGTCACATTTTTAAGATACTTGTCATACGATATCGTAGTTCAAAGATTAATTGGAAAAGGCCCTAAAGATAAAGTACTTTTCAACAATTGGGATCGAAGTTGGTGGCACGTTAAAGAAAAGATTGACCAAAAACTTGTAAATCGGGATGTAGAACAAGGTGATAAATGCGATTATCTAAACGGTAAAGCATTATACTAG